A window of Scophthalmus maximus strain ysfricsl-2021 chromosome 10, ASM2237912v1, whole genome shotgun sequence contains these coding sequences:
- the thumpd2 gene encoding THUMP domain-containing protein 2 isoform X1 produces MSDPGGEGGSVRYYCTAGNGMERFLTDEVERKLAAEDVCQMPGKVLFSSSARIDRVSDLKAAERLFLLLKQDSPVQLSARTSTAKAASVLQSRLLGDGARWTSAVLTWSRLQRELAHRGTTVNTSSAAQSVVSKREEGRGSEEQTEEEEEEGRCNVETGKSAEGQREEEESGTGRQRSGDGKDAHTLERKRKRAAVQRGYEMSAEGCGGEAAQVLEKKMKRDNEEESTREKNVERQKTQGKREDEDDEEEKRIVMELSQPNGKKGTRSETGLQSRGTGKDLDVKSSSRKIDDMAEDCAVEKVEHVKTSGGEDKKLRIKPGFASSVPVSFRISCKCTGALSRLLSTQEVSRVIGVGLGRLLGWKADLKNPQLEVNVHLSDDHCLLGIPLTRLPLANRSYIKTTGLRSTVAWAMASLAQIQPGFCVVDPMCGVGTILIEAAQEHKAACFLGVDIDDGQLQRANDNIEFAELGNRIHLLKASSMVLPLPSASVDAVICDLPFGRKFGTKTNMAANLPVIVAEMERVLRVGGALVVLLSPQLSCLLKKLLAQKDPGPTSDQETSLHTGAPGCPSLSLAPKEQHTFQIHRGVESSPTRETVTETGPQLSLSPPPLSSLKHQTTLRVSLGAIDGLIHKYVKI; encoded by the exons ATGTCTGACccggggggcgagggggggtcGGTTCGGTACTACTGCACCGCCGGCAACGGGATGGAGCGTTTCTTGACGGACGAGGTGGAGAGGAAGCTGGCGGCGGAGGAT GTGTGTCAGATGCCCGGGAAAGTGTTGTTCAGCTCCTCCGCGAGGATCGACAGAGTCAGCGACCTAAAGGCTGCAGAGAGACTCTTCCTCCTGTTGAAACAAGACTCGCCGGTACAGCTGTCTGCCCGCACCAGCACAG CAAAGGCGGCCTCAGTGCTGCAGTCCAGACTTTTAGGCGACGGAGCTCGATGGACCAGTGCCGTACTGACGTGGAGCCGCCTGCAGAGGGAGCTAGCTCACAGAGGCACTACTGTCAACACATCAAGTGCTGCCCAGAGTGTGGTTAgtaagagggaggaggggagagggagtgaagaacagacggaggaggaggaggaggaggggaggtgcaATGTGGAGACTGGAAAAAGTGCCGAAgggcagcgggaggaggaggaaagtgggACCGGGAGGCAGAGGAGTGGCGATGGAAAAGATGCGCACActctggagaggaagagaaaacgaGCGGCGGTGCAGAGAGGGTACGAGATGAGTGCAGAAGGCTGTGGCGGGGAAGCAGCTCAGGTGCtggagaaaaagatgaagagggaTAATGAAGAGGAGTCTACTcgggaaaaaaatgtagagagacagaagacgcaaggaaagagagaggatgaagatgatgaagaggagaagaggatagTTATGGAGTTGAGTCAACcaaatgggaaaaaaggaaCCAGGTCAGAAACTGGtttgcagagcagaggaacagGGAAAGACCTAGATGTGAAAAGTAGCAGCAGGAAGATAGATGACATGGCAGAGGACTGCGCTGTGGAAAAAGTTGAACATG TGAAGACAAGTGGGGGAGAAGATAAGAAACTACGGATCAAACCAGGGTTCGCTTCCTCTGTCCCGGTCTCGTTCAGGATCAGCTGCAAGTGCACCGGAGCTCTGTCTCGACTCCTCAGCACACAG GAGGTGAGCAGAGTGATCGGAGTCGGCTTGGGCAGACTGCTTGGCTGGAAGGCCGACCTGAAGAATCCACAGCTGGAG GTAAATGTTCATCTGAGTGACGACCACTGTCTGCTGGGGATTCCTCTGACCAG gTTACCACTGGCTAACCGCAGCTACATCAAAACCACAGGACTGAGGTCGACAGTAGCCTGGGCTATGGCGTCACTGGCTCAGATACAG CCAGGGTTCTGTGTTGTCGACCCAATGTGTGGGGTGGGAACCATCTTAATAGAAGCGGCGCAGGAACACAAG GCTGCCTGTTTCCTGGGTGTGGACATTGATGATGGACAGCTGCAGAGGGCCAATGACAACATAGAGTTTGCGGAGTTGGGAAACAGGATACACCTGCTGAAAGCTTCGTCCATGG tgctgcCTCTGCCCAGCGCCAGTGTAGACGCCGTGATCTGTGACCTGCCGTTTGGCAGGAAGTTTggcaccaaaacaaacatggctgcCAACCTGCCAGTCATTGTCGCTGAGATGGAGAG agtcCTCCGTGTTGGCGGTGCCCTGGTTGTCCTCCTGAGTCCTCAGTTGTCGTGTCTCCTGAAAAAACTCCTGGCACAGAAAGACCCCGGACCGACGTCCGACCAGGAAACGTCGCTTCACACCGGAGCACCAGGCTGCCCATCTCTTTCTCTGGCTCCCAAAGAGCAGCATACTTTCCAAATCCACCGGGGCGTCGAATCCTCACCTACCCGGGAAACGGTCACTGAAACTGGGCCACAACTCAGCTTGtctcctccacccctctcctccctgaagCACCAGACAACTCTGAGAGTTAGCTTAGGCGCGATCGATGGactcattcataaatatgtTAAGATTTGA
- the thumpd2 gene encoding THUMP domain-containing protein 2 isoform X2: MPGKVLFSSSARIDRVSDLKAAERLFLLLKQDSPVQLSARTSTAKAASVLQSRLLGDGARWTSAVLTWSRLQRELAHRGTTVNTSSAAQSVVSKREEGRGSEEQTEEEEEEGRCNVETGKSAEGQREEEESGTGRQRSGDGKDAHTLERKRKRAAVQRGYEMSAEGCGGEAAQVLEKKMKRDNEEESTREKNVERQKTQGKREDEDDEEEKRIVMELSQPNGKKGTRSETGLQSRGTGKDLDVKSSSRKIDDMAEDCAVEKVEHVKTSGGEDKKLRIKPGFASSVPVSFRISCKCTGALSRLLSTQEVSRVIGVGLGRLLGWKADLKNPQLEVNVHLSDDHCLLGIPLTRLPLANRSYIKTTGLRSTVAWAMASLAQIQPGFCVVDPMCGVGTILIEAAQEHKAACFLGVDIDDGQLQRANDNIEFAELGNRIHLLKASSMVLPLPSASVDAVICDLPFGRKFGTKTNMAANLPVIVAEMERVLRVGGALVVLLSPQLSCLLKKLLAQKDPGPTSDQETSLHTGAPGCPSLSLAPKEQHTFQIHRGVESSPTRETVTETGPQLSLSPPPLSSLKHQTTLRVSLGAIDGLIHKYVKI; the protein is encoded by the exons ATGCCCGGGAAAGTGTTGTTCAGCTCCTCCGCGAGGATCGACAGAGTCAGCGACCTAAAGGCTGCAGAGAGACTCTTCCTCCTGTTGAAACAAGACTCGCCGGTACAGCTGTCTGCCCGCACCAGCACAG CAAAGGCGGCCTCAGTGCTGCAGTCCAGACTTTTAGGCGACGGAGCTCGATGGACCAGTGCCGTACTGACGTGGAGCCGCCTGCAGAGGGAGCTAGCTCACAGAGGCACTACTGTCAACACATCAAGTGCTGCCCAGAGTGTGGTTAgtaagagggaggaggggagagggagtgaagaacagacggaggaggaggaggaggaggggaggtgcaATGTGGAGACTGGAAAAAGTGCCGAAgggcagcgggaggaggaggaaagtgggACCGGGAGGCAGAGGAGTGGCGATGGAAAAGATGCGCACActctggagaggaagagaaaacgaGCGGCGGTGCAGAGAGGGTACGAGATGAGTGCAGAAGGCTGTGGCGGGGAAGCAGCTCAGGTGCtggagaaaaagatgaagagggaTAATGAAGAGGAGTCTACTcgggaaaaaaatgtagagagacagaagacgcaaggaaagagagaggatgaagatgatgaagaggagaagaggatagTTATGGAGTTGAGTCAACcaaatgggaaaaaaggaaCCAGGTCAGAAACTGGtttgcagagcagaggaacagGGAAAGACCTAGATGTGAAAAGTAGCAGCAGGAAGATAGATGACATGGCAGAGGACTGCGCTGTGGAAAAAGTTGAACATG TGAAGACAAGTGGGGGAGAAGATAAGAAACTACGGATCAAACCAGGGTTCGCTTCCTCTGTCCCGGTCTCGTTCAGGATCAGCTGCAAGTGCACCGGAGCTCTGTCTCGACTCCTCAGCACACAG GAGGTGAGCAGAGTGATCGGAGTCGGCTTGGGCAGACTGCTTGGCTGGAAGGCCGACCTGAAGAATCCACAGCTGGAG GTAAATGTTCATCTGAGTGACGACCACTGTCTGCTGGGGATTCCTCTGACCAG gTTACCACTGGCTAACCGCAGCTACATCAAAACCACAGGACTGAGGTCGACAGTAGCCTGGGCTATGGCGTCACTGGCTCAGATACAG CCAGGGTTCTGTGTTGTCGACCCAATGTGTGGGGTGGGAACCATCTTAATAGAAGCGGCGCAGGAACACAAG GCTGCCTGTTTCCTGGGTGTGGACATTGATGATGGACAGCTGCAGAGGGCCAATGACAACATAGAGTTTGCGGAGTTGGGAAACAGGATACACCTGCTGAAAGCTTCGTCCATGG tgctgcCTCTGCCCAGCGCCAGTGTAGACGCCGTGATCTGTGACCTGCCGTTTGGCAGGAAGTTTggcaccaaaacaaacatggctgcCAACCTGCCAGTCATTGTCGCTGAGATGGAGAG agtcCTCCGTGTTGGCGGTGCCCTGGTTGTCCTCCTGAGTCCTCAGTTGTCGTGTCTCCTGAAAAAACTCCTGGCACAGAAAGACCCCGGACCGACGTCCGACCAGGAAACGTCGCTTCACACCGGAGCACCAGGCTGCCCATCTCTTTCTCTGGCTCCCAAAGAGCAGCATACTTTCCAAATCCACCGGGGCGTCGAATCCTCACCTACCCGGGAAACGGTCACTGAAACTGGGCCACAACTCAGCTTGtctcctccacccctctcctccctgaagCACCAGACAACTCTGAGAGTTAGCTTAGGCGCGATCGATGGactcattcataaatatgtTAAGATTTGA